One genomic window of Candidatus Nanohalobium constans includes the following:
- a CDS encoding replication factor C large subunit, with protein sequence MWVQKYRPETLDEYRGASSEKKELQEWIEDWEQGDKPVLLHGQAGTGKTSLVEALANDVGYELVETNASDVRTKKKLKEELKEATLQQSFYGGKKLILIDEVDGMSGNSDRGGVKEIGNIVDNSRFPVIMTANDAYDQSIRSLRNRAKEIKLDSVHTNSIAAHLREILDNEGIDYEDGAPKRIARSAGGQMRSAINDLQALALGREKLTVEDVKQQASRDDRQDIFDALKIVFKTSTASTANQATQNLDEDADTFLQWIRENAPREYQRSEDLARAYYWISEADLFNGRIRKRMNWKLMKYVFQFSTVGVALAKDEKYSGWTKYQYPSKIQRMGSSRAARNKLDSISSKMGEKLHMSQRDVKSSLPMFGDFLDHYDGLQGQLELEDEEVEFIHGF encoded by the coding sequence ATGTGGGTACAGAAATATAGGCCGGAAACGCTGGATGAGTACAGAGGAGCATCCAGTGAGAAAAAAGAACTTCAGGAATGGATAGAAGACTGGGAACAGGGAGATAAACCTGTACTGCTTCATGGACAGGCAGGAACCGGTAAGACCTCTCTTGTTGAAGCTCTTGCGAACGATGTAGGTTATGAACTCGTTGAGACGAATGCTTCCGATGTAAGAACCAAGAAAAAATTAAAGGAAGAGTTGAAAGAGGCTACTCTTCAGCAATCTTTCTACGGCGGCAAAAAACTGATACTGATCGACGAAGTTGACGGCATGTCTGGCAACTCGGATAGAGGTGGCGTCAAGGAAATTGGAAACATAGTAGATAATTCACGCTTCCCGGTAATCATGACAGCAAACGATGCGTATGATCAAAGTATCCGATCTTTGAGGAACCGAGCAAAGGAAATTAAACTGGATTCCGTACATACTAACAGTATTGCTGCTCATCTCCGTGAAATACTAGACAACGAAGGTATTGATTATGAGGATGGTGCTCCGAAGAGGATTGCCAGGAGTGCTGGCGGACAGATGCGGTCAGCGATTAACGACTTACAAGCATTGGCGCTTGGAAGGGAGAAGTTGACTGTTGAGGATGTTAAGCAGCAGGCTTCTCGTGACGATCGGCAGGATATCTTTGATGCTTTGAAAATCGTGTTTAAGACTTCTACTGCGTCAACTGCTAATCAGGCTACGCAGAATTTGGATGAGGATGCGGATACTTTTTTGCAGTGGATCAGGGAGAATGCTCCTCGAGAGTATCAGAGGAGTGAGGATTTGGCTCGTGCTTATTATTGGATTTCGGAGGCAGATCTGTTCAATGGCAGGATTAGGAAGAGGATGAACTGGAAGTTGATGAAGTATGTTTTCCAGTTTTCTACAGTTGGTGTAGCGTTGGCGAAGGATGAGAAGTACAGTGGTTGGACGAAGTATCAATATCCGTCGAAGATTCAGAGGATGGGAAGTTCGAGAGCTGCTAGGAACAAGCTTGACAGTATTTCTTCAAAGATGGGTGAGAAGCTGCATATGTCGCAGAGGGATGTGAAGTCTTCTCTTCCTATGTTTGGTGATTTCCTTGATCATTATGATGGTCTTCAGGGTCAGTTGGAGCTGGAGGATGAGGAAGTTGAGTTTATCCATGGCTTCTAG
- a CDS encoding replication factor C small subunit encodes MIDVWTEKHRPDTLSEVVGQENIVDRLEAFVENDEVPHMLFAGPAGTGKTTSAIALAKDLYGDEWKQNFMETNASDERGIDVVREKIKNFARTKSIGADYKIIFLDEADALTSDAQQALRRTMEQFSDNCRFILSCNYSSKIIDPIQSRCAVFRFNRLEESDVKNYITRLGEDEDFKISEEAVEAVMRVAEGDLRRVTNILQTASINNDEIEEDDIYGIAASLRPDEIREILDDSLSGNFMDARDTLADLMIDRGLDGQDVIDSVHREIFDLDISERAKLEIIENLGEFEFRISEGGSADIQIEAFLAKMADLEHN; translated from the coding sequence ATGATAGATGTCTGGACGGAAAAACATAGACCGGATACACTGAGCGAAGTTGTCGGACAGGAAAACATTGTAGACAGACTTGAAGCATTCGTGGAAAACGACGAAGTACCACACATGCTGTTCGCAGGCCCAGCGGGAACGGGAAAAACAACATCAGCAATCGCACTCGCCAAAGACTTGTATGGTGATGAATGGAAGCAGAACTTTATGGAGACCAATGCTTCCGATGAGAGAGGTATCGATGTTGTAAGAGAAAAGATCAAGAACTTCGCTCGGACCAAAAGTATCGGAGCTGATTACAAGATAATCTTCCTTGACGAGGCCGATGCTCTTACTTCAGATGCTCAGCAAGCCTTGAGAAGAACTATGGAGCAGTTTTCGGATAACTGCAGATTTATTCTATCCTGTAACTATTCTTCAAAGATTATTGATCCTATTCAGTCCAGATGCGCAGTATTCAGATTCAATCGTTTGGAAGAGAGCGATGTCAAAAACTATATTACAAGGCTTGGTGAAGATGAAGACTTCAAAATCTCCGAAGAAGCCGTTGAAGCAGTTATGCGGGTCGCAGAAGGCGACCTCAGGAGAGTCACAAACATTCTGCAGACTGCTTCGATCAACAATGATGAGATCGAGGAAGATGATATTTACGGTATCGCAGCCAGTCTAAGGCCGGACGAAATCAGAGAAATCCTGGACGACTCTCTCAGCGGCAACTTCATGGACGCCAGAGACACACTAGCCGACCTTATGATTGACAGAGGACTGGATGGACAGGATGTGATAGACTCCGTTCACCGAGAGATTTTCGACCTCGACATCTCAGAAAGAGCCAAACTAGAAATAATCGAAAACCTGGGCGAGTTCGAATTCAGAATCAGCGAAGGCGGAAGTGCAGACATCCAGATAGAAGCTTTCCTCGCCAAAATGGCAGACCTGGAACATAATTAA
- a CDS encoding adenylate kinase family protein, protein MKITLTGTPGTGKTTVSDKLAERGYDVVHLTRYFEENDIGEEKAGEREVRIGQMVDSLESEEFPEDVVIEGHLSHHFPSDACVVLRCRPDMLEERLSSRDYSDRKIEENVEAEKLDIVLSEAVQNQETVIEVDTTGKTVESTIKEILNSLSREESDYGGVDWTEFI, encoded by the coding sequence GTGAAGATAACGCTTACGGGGACGCCTGGAACAGGGAAAACAACTGTCTCAGATAAACTTGCTGAACGAGGATATGATGTAGTTCATCTCACCCGGTATTTTGAGGAGAATGATATAGGTGAGGAGAAAGCCGGTGAGCGAGAGGTAAGAATCGGTCAGATGGTTGACTCGCTTGAATCTGAGGAGTTCCCTGAGGATGTTGTGATTGAAGGTCATCTATCACATCACTTCCCGTCAGATGCCTGTGTTGTTCTGAGATGCCGACCCGATATGCTTGAGGAAAGGCTTTCCAGCAGAGATTACTCGGATAGAAAAATTGAGGAAAATGTTGAAGCTGAAAAACTAGATATTGTATTATCTGAAGCAGTTCAGAACCAGGAAACTGTTATTGAAGTAGATACGACAGGGAAGACAGTTGAATCGACTATTAAAGAAATTTTAAACAGTCTTAGTAGGGAAGAAAGTGATTATGGCGGTGTAGACTGGACAGAGTTCATATAG